Proteins encoded by one window of Winogradskyella sp. PG-2:
- a CDS encoding porin family protein: MKRTLIFIALLITFQSSTAQLFTKEKVANNIDNIDQKFLSWGYFLGFNQYDFKFNYNQDLKDILVDKTFGFHLGLVGDMRLNDYLNLRLEPGVFFTTRNLRYDESYFAGSDFNDSDLLREVKSTYVHVPLLLKASTKRINNIKPFIIGGLSVALNLSSNQDNPDDNSAGQFRMSKTTTFYELGFGIDLYLLYFKFTPSIRGIFAFNDEIIRDSDPNSPWTGNIAKMQTRGIFINFTFQ, translated from the coding sequence ATGAAGAGAACACTTATTTTCATTGCATTATTAATTACTTTTCAAAGCTCAACAGCTCAGTTATTTACTAAAGAAAAAGTTGCGAATAATATTGACAATATTGATCAAAAATTCTTGTCTTGGGGTTACTTCTTAGGATTTAATCAATATGATTTTAAATTTAACTACAATCAGGATTTAAAAGATATTTTAGTTGATAAGACCTTTGGATTTCACTTAGGTCTTGTTGGTGATATGCGACTTAACGATTATTTAAATCTTAGATTAGAGCCAGGAGTTTTCTTTACGACAAGAAATCTTAGATACGATGAAAGTTATTTTGCTGGTTCAGATTTTAATGACTCAGATTTGTTAAGAGAAGTTAAGTCTACATATGTACATGTGCCACTTCTTTTAAAAGCATCTACTAAAAGAATTAATAATATTAAGCCATTTATTATAGGAGGACTTTCTGTAGCTTTAAATCTATCGAGTAATCAAGATAATCCTGACGATAATAGTGCGGGTCAGTTTAGGATGAGTAAGACTACGACTTTTTATGAGCTTGGTTTTGGTATTGATCTATATCTACTCTATTTTAAATTTACACCTTCTATTCGCGGTATTTTTGCTTTTAATGACGAAATTATTAGAGATTCAGACCCAAATAGTCCTTGGACAGGCAATATTGCCAAAATGCAAACGCGTGGTATTTTTATCAACTTTACATTTCAATAG
- the rpsO gene encoding 30S ribosomal protein S15, with product MYLDQKGKEKLFKKHGKSAKDTGSAEGQIALFTARINHLTEHLKQNRKDFNTERSLVKLVGKRRALLDYLTKKDILRYRAIVKELGLRK from the coding sequence ATGTATTTAGATCAAAAAGGAAAAGAAAAACTTTTCAAAAAACACGGTAAAAGCGCAAAAGACACTGGTTCTGCAGAAGGACAAATCGCGTTATTTACAGCAAGAATTAATCACTTAACTGAACACTTAAAACAAAATCGTAAAGATTTTAATACTGAGCGTTCGTTAGTAAAGTTAGTTGGTAAGCGTCGTGCTTTACTAGACTACTTAACTAAGAAAGATATCTTAAGATATCGTGCAATAGTTAAAGAATTAGGATTAAGAAAATAA
- a CDS encoding polyribonucleotide nucleotidyltransferase — MIPKTYKEVIDLGDGREISIETGKLAKQAHGSVVVQSGKCMLLCTVVSNYEQKDVNFLPLTVDYREKFAAAGRYPGGFFKREARPSDGEVLTMRLVDRVLRPLFPKDYHSETQVMIQLMSHDPEVMPDAMAGLAASAAIQLSDFPFECPISEARVGRINGEFIINPTFAQLEESDIDMMIGASADSVMMVEGEMDEISEEEMADAIKFAHEAIKVQCAAQVRLAEAFGKKETREYEPEREDEDLAKKIHDMAYDKVYAIAKGGSSKKERGMAFSEIKEEIKATFSEEELEDYGGLVSKYYSKAEKAAIRDLTLDEGLRLDGRKTTDIRPIWCEVDYLPSTHGSSVFTRGETQALATVTLGTSRDANQIDMPSQEGEERFYLHYNFPPFCTGEARPIRGTSRREVGHGNLAQRALKGMVPDDCPYTVRVVSEVLESNGSSSMATVCAGTMAMMDAGVQMTKPVSGIAMGLISDADSGKYAVLSDILGDEDHLGDMDFKVTGTADGITACQMDIKVKGLSYEILVNALQQARDGRLHILEKLTDTIATPNAEVKDHAPTMITRRIPNEFIGALIGPGGKVIQEMQKETETTIVINEDPVTEEGIVEILGVGKSGIDAVMAKIDAILFKPEVGSVYEVKVIKMLDFGAVVEYMEAPGNEVLLHVSELAWERTENVSDVVNMGDVFDVKYFGIDKRTRKEKVSRKAILPKPEGYVERPARDNNRGRDNRGRDNRGRDNRGRDNRGRDNRRDDKKPREDKKED, encoded by the coding sequence ATGATTCCAAAGACTTACAAAGAGGTCATTGACCTAGGTGATGGTAGAGAAATTTCTATCGAAACCGGAAAATTAGCAAAGCAGGCTCATGGTTCTGTTGTTGTGCAATCAGGGAAATGTATGTTATTATGTACTGTTGTTTCCAATTACGAACAAAAAGATGTTAACTTCCTACCATTAACAGTAGATTACAGAGAAAAATTTGCAGCTGCAGGACGTTATCCAGGTGGTTTCTTTAAAAGAGAAGCTAGACCAAGTGATGGCGAAGTATTAACAATGCGTTTAGTGGACAGAGTTTTACGTCCATTATTCCCAAAAGATTACCACTCTGAAACTCAGGTAATGATTCAGTTAATGTCTCATGATCCAGAAGTTATGCCAGATGCCATGGCAGGATTAGCAGCTTCTGCTGCTATTCAGTTATCAGATTTTCCGTTTGAATGTCCAATTTCTGAAGCTAGAGTAGGTCGTATTAACGGAGAATTCATTATCAATCCAACATTTGCTCAATTAGAAGAATCTGACATCGATATGATGATTGGAGCTTCTGCTGATTCTGTGATGATGGTTGAAGGCGAAATGGATGAGATTTCTGAAGAAGAAATGGCAGATGCAATTAAGTTTGCTCACGAGGCTATTAAAGTACAATGTGCTGCTCAGGTAAGATTAGCTGAAGCATTCGGTAAGAAAGAAACTCGTGAATATGAACCAGAACGTGAAGATGAAGATTTAGCTAAAAAGATTCATGATATGGCATATGATAAAGTCTATGCTATAGCTAAAGGTGGTTCTTCAAAAAAAGAACGCGGAATGGCGTTTTCTGAAATCAAAGAAGAAATCAAAGCAACATTTTCTGAAGAAGAACTTGAAGATTATGGTGGTTTAGTTTCTAAATATTATTCTAAAGCCGAAAAAGCCGCGATTAGAGATTTAACCTTAGACGAAGGCTTACGTTTAGATGGCCGTAAAACTACAGATATTAGACCTATTTGGTGTGAGGTAGATTATTTACCATCAACACATGGTTCTTCAGTTTTTACACGAGGTGAAACTCAAGCATTAGCTACTGTTACTTTAGGAACATCTAGAGATGCAAACCAAATAGATATGCCATCTCAAGAAGGTGAAGAGCGTTTCTATTTACATTATAACTTCCCACCTTTTTGTACAGGAGAAGCTAGACCAATCCGAGGAACATCTCGTAGAGAGGTAGGTCATGGTAACCTAGCTCAACGTGCATTAAAAGGTATGGTGCCAGATGATTGTCCTTACACAGTAAGAGTCGTGTCTGAAGTATTAGAATCTAACGGTTCGTCTTCTATGGCAACTGTTTGTGCTGGCACAATGGCTATGATGGATGCTGGTGTACAAATGACGAAGCCTGTTTCTGGTATTGCAATGGGATTAATCTCAGACGCTGATTCTGGAAAATATGCTGTATTATCTGATATTTTAGGTGATGAAGATCACTTAGGAGATATGGATTTTAAAGTTACTGGTACTGCAGATGGTATTACGGCTTGTCAAATGGATATTAAAGTAAAAGGTTTATCGTACGAGATTTTAGTGAATGCACTACAACAAGCACGTGATGGTCGTTTACATATCTTAGAAAAATTAACGGACACAATTGCTACTCCTAACGCAGAAGTTAAAGATCATGCACCAACAATGATTACGAGACGTATACCTAATGAATTTATTGGAGCCTTAATTGGGCCTGGTGGAAAAGTAATACAAGAAATGCAAAAAGAAACTGAGACAACTATCGTTATCAACGAAGATCCAGTGACTGAAGAAGGTATTGTTGAAATTTTAGGTGTAGGTAAAAGTGGTATTGATGCTGTTATGGCAAAAATTGATGCTATTTTATTTAAACCCGAAGTTGGCAGCGTTTACGAAGTGAAAGTGATTAAAATGTTAGATTTTGGAGCTGTTGTTGAATATATGGAAGCGCCAGGAAACGAAGTATTATTACACGTATCTGAATTAGCTTGGGAACGTACAGAAAATGTATCTGATGTAGTAAACATGGGAGATGTATTTGATGTTAAGTACTTTGGTATAGACAAACGTACACGTAAAGAAAAGGTATCTCGGAAGGCTATTTTACCTAAACCAGAAGGTTATGTAGAGCGTCCAGCAAGAGATAACAATCGTGGAAGAGATAATAGAGGTAGAGACAATCGTGGTCGTGATAATCGTGGAAGAGATAATCGTGGAAGAGATAATCGTAGAGACGATAAAAAACCAAGGGAAGATAAAAAGGAAGATTAA
- a CDS encoding TrmH family RNA methyltransferase: MVTKHQIKLIKSLSQKKYRQQHGLFTVEGIKGIKEFLNSDFELESLYTTKSIFEAPVNSIQDISEIELKKISSLKNPNTALGVFKIPVGQQPSNKGLIIALDDVRDPGNLGTIIRLCDWYGVKDLVCSINTVDCYNSKVVQATMGSLTRVNVSYLNLEAYIESCESKKFGTFMYGENIYTANLPIEGIVVLGNEANGISEVIKAKINSKLNIPQFGDVNTTESLNVANATAIVLSEFMRRSIEM; the protein is encoded by the coding sequence ATGGTTACAAAGCATCAGATAAAGTTAATTAAAAGTTTAAGTCAAAAAAAATACAGACAGCAGCATGGCTTATTTACTGTTGAAGGTATTAAAGGTATTAAAGAATTTCTTAATTCTGATTTTGAGCTTGAGTCTTTGTATACTACTAAATCTATTTTTGAAGCACCAGTCAATAGCATTCAAGATATTTCTGAGATTGAGCTAAAAAAAATATCATCATTGAAAAACCCAAATACAGCCTTAGGTGTTTTTAAAATTCCAGTTGGGCAACAACCATCTAATAAAGGTCTAATTATTGCTTTAGATGATGTTAGAGATCCAGGTAATTTAGGTACTATCATTAGACTTTGTGATTGGTATGGAGTAAAAGATTTGGTTTGTAGTATTAATACGGTTGATTGTTATAATTCTAAAGTTGTACAGGCTACAATGGGTTCATTGACACGTGTTAATGTGTCTTATTTAAATTTAGAAGCATACATAGAATCTTGCGAATCCAAAAAATTTGGCACTTTCATGTATGGTGAAAATATCTACACGGCTAACCTACCAATCGAGGGTATCGTAGTTTTAGGAAATGAAGCTAATGGTATTTCTGAAGTTATTAAAGCTAAAATTAATAGCAAACTTAATATTCCACAATTTGGAGATGTTAATACTACTGAAAGTTTAAATGTTGCTAATGCTACGGCAATAGTTTTAAGCGAATTTATGCGACGTTCTATTGAAATGTAA
- the accD gene encoding acetyl-CoA carboxylase, carboxyltransferase subunit beta: MAWFKRKDKGIQTSTEEKKDTPKGLWYKSPTGKIIDTKELEQNFYVSPEDGYHVRIGSKEYFEILFDDNKFKELDEGLTSKDPLKFVDTKKYPDRLKAAQTKTNLKDAVRTAVGKSNGKDLVIACMDFSFIGGSMGSVVGEKIARAADYALKNKTPLMIISKSGGARMMEAALSLMQLAKTSVKLAQLSDAGIPYISLCTDPTTGGTTASFAMLGDINISEPGALIGFAGPRIVRDTTGKELPEGFQTSEFLLEHGFLDFITHRKELKRKINLYIDLITNQPIRT, translated from the coding sequence ATGGCTTGGTTTAAAAGAAAAGATAAAGGAATTCAGACCTCAACTGAAGAAAAAAAAGACACTCCCAAAGGACTTTGGTATAAATCTCCAACAGGAAAAATAATTGATACTAAAGAACTAGAACAAAACTTTTATGTGAGTCCTGAAGATGGTTATCATGTAAGAATAGGAAGTAAGGAATACTTTGAAATTCTATTTGACGATAATAAATTTAAAGAACTAGATGAAGGATTAACTTCAAAAGATCCACTTAAATTCGTTGATACAAAAAAATATCCAGACCGTTTAAAAGCAGCTCAAACAAAGACAAATCTTAAAGATGCCGTGCGCACAGCAGTAGGGAAATCTAATGGTAAAGATTTAGTAATTGCTTGTATGGATTTCAGCTTTATTGGCGGTTCTATGGGTAGTGTTGTAGGTGAAAAAATTGCAAGAGCAGCAGATTATGCTCTAAAAAATAAAACACCATTAATGATTATTAGTAAGTCCGGTGGAGCACGTATGATGGAAGCAGCGTTATCCTTAATGCAATTAGCCAAAACTTCTGTTAAATTAGCTCAGCTTTCTGATGCAGGAATTCCATACATATCTTTGTGTACTGATCCTACAACAGGTGGTACAACTGCTTCATTTGCAATGTTAGGAGATATTAATATTTCAGAACCTGGAGCTTTAATAGGTTTTGCAGGCCCAAGAATTGTAAGAGATACAACTGGTAAAGAATTACCAGAAGGATTCCAAACCTCAGAATTTTTATTGGAGCATGGTTTTTTGGATTTTATTACGCATCGAAAAGAATTAAAACGAAAAATAAATTTGTACATAGATTTAATTACAAATCAGCCGATAAGAACTTAA
- the ubiE gene encoding bifunctional demethylmenaquinone methyltransferase/2-methoxy-6-polyprenyl-1,4-benzoquinol methylase UbiE, with translation MAEKVNPYKNSDQSKKVQVTKMFDTISKEYDGLNRVISFGIDVKWRNKVVKLVANKNPENILDIATGTGDLAISLTTANAKRIIGLDISDGMLEVGRQKISSKKLDGIISMVIGDSEDLPFEDNTFDAITVAFGVRNFENLEKGLAEILRVLKPNGIFVILETSVPTNPIYKAGYKIHTKLILPLIGKLFSKDRVAYSYLSESASVFPYGEALNNILRKIGFINVEDMPQTMGVATIYSASKA, from the coding sequence ATGGCCGAAAAAGTAAATCCATATAAAAATAGTGACCAATCTAAAAAGGTTCAGGTGACTAAAATGTTTGACACTATATCTAAGGAATATGATGGATTAAATAGGGTTATTTCCTTTGGTATTGATGTGAAATGGAGAAATAAAGTAGTGAAATTAGTAGCTAATAAAAATCCTGAAAATATTTTAGACATTGCTACTGGAACAGGTGATTTGGCCATAAGTCTCACAACAGCAAATGCTAAGAGGATTATAGGACTAGATATTAGCGATGGCATGTTAGAGGTAGGACGTCAGAAAATAAGTTCAAAAAAATTAGATGGAATTATTTCAATGGTTATAGGTGATTCTGAAGATTTACCATTTGAAGATAATACGTTTGATGCCATAACAGTAGCATTCGGAGTTCGTAATTTTGAGAATTTAGAGAAGGGGTTAGCTGAGATTTTAAGAGTCTTAAAACCAAATGGAATATTTGTAATTTTAGAAACTTCTGTACCTACAAACCCCATATATAAAGCAGGCTATAAAATACACACAAAATTAATTCTTCCTCTTATCGGAAAATTGTTTTCTAAAGATAGAGTTGCTTATAGTTACTTGAGTGAATCTGCTTCGGTTTTCCCTTATGGAGAGGCTCTGAACAATATTTTAAGAAAAATTGGGTTTATTAATGTCGAAGACATGCCACAAACAATGGGAGTGGCAACTATTTACTCAGCATCCAAAGCATAA
- a CDS encoding RNA polymerase sigma factor RpoD/SigA, whose protein sequence is MRQLKITKQVTNRETASLDKYLQEIGKVDLITADEEVELAQRIKAGDQRALEELTKANLRFVVSVAKQYQNQGLTLPDLINEGNLGLIKAAQRFDETRGFKFISYAVWWIRQSILQALAEQSRIVRLPLNKIGSINKINKTFAFLEQSHERPPSAEEIAKELDMTINDVKESMKNSGRHVSMDAPLVEGEDSNLYDVLRSGESPNPDKDLLHESLRTEIERALETLTPREADVIRLYFGLGNQHPMTLEEIGETFDLTRERVRQIKEKAIRRLKHTSRSKILKTYLG, encoded by the coding sequence ATGAGACAGCTTAAAATTACCAAGCAGGTAACCAACAGGGAAACTGCATCTTTGGACAAATACCTACAAGAAATTGGCAAGGTAGATTTGATTACAGCAGACGAAGAGGTTGAATTGGCCCAACGTATTAAAGCTGGTGATCAACGTGCATTAGAAGAATTAACAAAAGCTAACCTACGTTTTGTTGTATCTGTTGCTAAACAGTATCAAAATCAAGGGCTTACATTACCCGATTTAATCAATGAGGGTAATTTAGGTTTAATTAAAGCGGCTCAACGTTTTGATGAAACACGTGGCTTTAAATTTATATCTTATGCTGTTTGGTGGATTAGACAATCTATTTTACAAGCATTGGCAGAACAGTCTCGTATAGTGCGTCTACCTTTAAACAAGATAGGTTCAATAAATAAAATAAATAAGACGTTTGCTTTTTTGGAGCAAAGTCACGAGCGTCCTCCATCTGCAGAAGAGATTGCTAAAGAATTAGATATGACTATTAACGATGTTAAGGAGTCCATGAAAAATTCTGGTCGGCATGTAAGTATGGATGCTCCTTTAGTTGAAGGTGAGGATTCTAACCTATACGATGTATTACGTAGTGGTGAGTCTCCAAACCCAGATAAAGATTTATTACACGAATCATTACGAACTGAAATAGAGCGTGCTCTAGAAACACTTACACCACGTGAAGCAGATGTTATACGTTTATATTTTGGGTTAGGAAACCAGCATCCGATGACCTTAGAAGAAATTGGTGAAACATTTGATTTAACTAGAGAACGTGTAAGACAAATTAAAGAAAAAGCGATTAGAAGGTTAAAACATACCTCTAGAAGTAAAATATTGAAAACATACTTAGGTTAA
- the fbaA gene encoding class II fructose-bisphosphate aldolase, producing MSHNIKPGVATGKEVQEIFNYAKEKGFALPAVNVIGSNTINGVLETAKALNAPVIIQFSNGGAQFNAGKGLSNEGQKAAIAGSIAGAKHVHQMAEAYGVPVILHTDHCAKKLLPWIDGLLDASEQHFAETGKSLYSSHMIDLSEEPIEENIEICKQYLARMSKMGMTLEIELGITGGEEDGVDNSDVDASKLYTQPEEVAYAYEELSKVSDQFTIAAAFGNVHGVYRPGNVKLTPKILKNSQDYITKKYGVEHNHIDFVFHGGSGSTVEEIREGISYGVIKMNIDTDMQYAFLSGVRDYVQDKKDYLQTQIGNPDGNDVPNKKYYDPRVWLRKGEDAFVTRLKKAFEDLNNVDTL from the coding sequence ATGAGTCATAATATTAAACCTGGTGTTGCTACAGGTAAAGAAGTTCAAGAAATTTTCAATTATGCTAAAGAAAAAGGCTTTGCTCTACCAGCAGTAAATGTTATTGGTTCTAACACCATCAATGGAGTTTTAGAAACAGCAAAAGCTTTAAATGCTCCTGTTATTATTCAATTTTCTAATGGTGGTGCTCAATTTAATGCAGGTAAAGGCTTAAGTAATGAGGGTCAAAAAGCCGCTATTGCAGGTTCTATTGCAGGAGCAAAACATGTACACCAAATGGCAGAAGCTTATGGAGTGCCTGTAATTTTGCATACAGATCATTGTGCAAAAAAACTATTACCATGGATTGATGGCTTATTAGATGCTAGTGAGCAGCATTTTGCAGAAACTGGAAAATCGCTTTATAGTTCTCACATGATTGATTTATCTGAAGAACCAATCGAAGAAAACATAGAAATATGTAAGCAATACTTAGCTCGAATGAGTAAGATGGGAATGACTTTAGAGATTGAGCTTGGTATTACAGGTGGCGAAGAAGATGGTGTTGATAATAGTGATGTTGATGCTTCAAAATTATACACACAACCTGAAGAAGTAGCTTATGCATACGAAGAATTAAGCAAAGTAAGTGACCAATTTACTATTGCTGCAGCTTTTGGAAATGTGCATGGTGTATACAGACCTGGTAACGTTAAATTAACACCAAAGATTTTAAAAAATTCTCAAGATTATATCACTAAAAAATATGGTGTTGAGCATAACCATATCGATTTTGTATTTCATGGTGGTTCTGGTTCAACAGTAGAAGAAATAAGAGAAGGTATTAGCTATGGAGTTATTAAAATGAATATCGATACAGATATGCAATATGCATTCCTAAGTGGTGTTAGAGATTATGTACAAGACAAAAAAGATTACTTACAAACTCAAATAGGAAATCCTGATGGAAACGATGTACCTAACAAAAAATATTACGATCCACGTGTTTGGTTACGTAAAGGTGAAGATGCATTTGTCACAAGACTAAAGAAAGCCTTTGAAGACTTAAATAATGTAGATACTCTATAA
- a CDS encoding BamA/TamA family outer membrane protein: MGLLFRISTVIKNYNLIYYSIVCFAFFLTLSSCNVVKRVKNGEHLITENTIIEDGKTNNEERVNNIIIQKTNSGMRGFLSFPLRLHIYNLARPNIDSIINANVLSDSSKVKRKIALLSKKQFDKQIESRRNFNSWLKRTGEAPMILDEEKTIKTANNLKKYYYSKGWFNNEVNYEIEKDSTKKAKVTYKIVKKTPYILDSITPIISSPAIESLYDTFSKSSLLVKGEQHDEQNFENERERINTYLRNAGFYYFGQDYIRFVTDTIGTNHKVNTELIIANRSIRRNDSTTIEPFKVYKIKEVNIFTDDNFDNRFKTISDTTKYKDYTLYSKDKLKFRPKALTDAIFINKGDIYSDLARSRTSNYLNDLQMFRFPSIDYVENEEDTSLTANIYLEPKKKYALSFDPEINQSNIQTIGFSFSTGLKIRNVFRGAETLEITGIAAIGASKNRTDDESAFFDINEFGGNIRLTLPRLFTPFNTDKIIPKYMSPSTAINFSATSQQNIGLDKQTLSSIVSYNWFPSKTVTHNLELFNVQFVKNLNTSNYFGVYANSFSRLNTVARDINYITNDATLGIPEEADQFINDVLTENTSLTPSDNDFITVNNIEERKQRLTENNLIFSTSFDYKKDKRKNIFDNDFSVFKWRVELAGNLLSNLSRVIGSPKNEDGSYDVFGVTFSQYFKTEIDYIKYFDFGRKNVFAFRSYAGIAIPYGNSNSIPFAESFFAGGPNDNRAWTAYNLGPGSSTTTNEFNEANFKIHLSAEQRFSLFGDLRGALFVDAGNIWNVLDNVEEEAATFIDFSSLKDIAVGSGFGLRYDFDFFVLRFDVGFKTYDPSLTEGNRWFKTYNFRNAVYNIGINYPF; this comes from the coding sequence TTGGGTTTGCTATTCCGCATTTCGACAGTCATAAAAAACTATAATTTAATTTATTATAGTATTGTCTGCTTTGCTTTCTTTTTAACCCTAAGCTCTTGTAATGTCGTAAAACGGGTTAAAAACGGTGAACACCTTATAACCGAAAATACAATTATTGAAGACGGCAAAACCAATAATGAAGAACGTGTTAATAATATAATCATTCAAAAGACAAATTCCGGAATGCGTGGTTTTTTGTCATTTCCATTACGACTTCACATATATAATTTAGCAAGACCTAATATAGATTCTATAATAAATGCTAATGTTTTAAGTGATTCTTCTAAAGTAAAACGAAAAATAGCTTTATTATCAAAAAAACAGTTTGATAAACAAATAGAATCCCGTCGTAATTTTAACAGTTGGTTAAAACGAACTGGTGAAGCACCAATGATACTCGATGAAGAGAAAACTATAAAGACTGCAAACAATCTAAAAAAATATTACTATAGTAAAGGATGGTTTAATAATGAAGTAAATTATGAGATTGAAAAGGATAGTACCAAAAAAGCTAAGGTAACTTACAAGATCGTAAAAAAAACACCTTATATATTAGATTCTATAACTCCTATTATTAGTAGCCCAGCAATAGAATCACTTTACGACACTTTTAGTAAGTCTTCTTTACTTGTAAAAGGAGAACAACATGATGAACAAAACTTTGAAAATGAACGTGAACGTATAAATACCTATTTACGTAATGCTGGCTTCTATTATTTTGGTCAAGATTATATTCGTTTTGTAACTGATACCATTGGTACTAACCATAAAGTAAACACTGAGTTAATTATAGCAAATCGATCTATACGTAGAAATGATTCTACAACAATTGAGCCTTTTAAAGTTTATAAAATAAAAGAAGTTAATATCTTCACTGATGATAATTTTGACAACCGTTTTAAAACCATTTCGGATACTACAAAGTATAAAGATTATACGCTCTATAGTAAGGACAAGTTAAAATTTAGACCTAAGGCTTTAACTGATGCAATTTTTATTAATAAAGGAGATATATACAGCGATTTAGCCAGAAGTAGAACTTCAAATTATCTAAATGATTTGCAGATGTTCAGGTTTCCTAGTATCGACTATGTTGAAAATGAAGAGGATACCTCTTTAACGGCTAATATCTATTTAGAACCAAAGAAAAAATATGCCTTAAGTTTTGACCCAGAAATTAATCAAAGTAATATTCAAACTATTGGATTTTCATTTAGTACAGGGCTAAAAATTCGGAATGTTTTTAGAGGTGCTGAAACATTAGAAATCACAGGTATTGCTGCTATTGGAGCCTCAAAGAATAGAACAGACGATGAAAGTGCATTTTTTGATATTAATGAGTTTGGTGGTAATATAAGATTAACATTACCTCGATTATTTACCCCATTTAATACCGATAAAATTATACCAAAATATATGTCGCCCAGCACGGCAATTAACTTTTCTGCAACAAGTCAGCAAAATATAGGTTTGGACAAACAAACATTATCTAGCATTGTAAGTTATAATTGGTTCCCTTCAAAAACTGTAACTCATAATTTAGAACTTTTTAATGTTCAGTTTGTAAAAAATCTAAATACAAGTAATTATTTTGGTGTCTACGCTAACTCTTTTAGCAGGCTAAACACTGTCGCAAGAGACATCAATTATATTACTAATGATGCTACTTTAGGGATTCCTGAAGAAGCTGATCAATTTATTAATGATGTATTAACCGAAAATACGAGTTTAACACCTAGCGACAATGATTTTATCACTGTAAATAATATTGAAGAACGCAAACAACGATTAACAGAAAATAACCTTATATTCTCTACAAGCTTTGACTATAAGAAAGATAAGCGAAAAAACATTTTCGATAATGATTTTTCAGTATTTAAATGGCGAGTAGAATTAGCAGGGAATTTGTTATCAAATCTATCTAGAGTCATAGGATCACCTAAAAATGAAGATGGTAGTTATGATGTTTTTGGAGTGACCTTTTCACAATATTTTAAAACTGAAATTGATTATATAAAGTATTTTGACTTTGGAAGAAAAAATGTTTTTGCATTTCGTAGCTATGCAGGTATCGCAATTCCTTATGGTAATTCTAATAGTATACCTTTTGCTGAAAGCTTTTTCGCTGGTGGACCAAATGACAATAGAGCTTGGACTGCTTATAACTTAGGACCAGGAAGTTCTACAACTACTAATGAGTTCAACGAAGCAAACTTTAAAATTCACTTAAGTGCCGAACAGCGTTTTAGCTTATTTGGTGATCTAAGAGGCGCATTATTTGTTGATGCTGGAAATATCTGGAATGTATTAGACAATGTTGAAGAGGAAGCAGCAACCTTTATAGATTTTAGTTCCTTAAAAGATATTGCCGTAGGTTCAGGGTTTGGTTTGCGTTATGACTTTGACTTTTTTGTCCTTCGCTTTGATGTTGGGTTTAAAACTTATGACCCTTCATTGACTGAAGGCAATCGCTGGTTTAAAACTTACAACTTTAGAAACGCTGTTTATAATATAGGGATTAACTATCCTTTTTAA